TCCCGATCCTGATCTTCCGGACGCTGATCGGCGCCGACCTGTCGTCGGGCTTGCCTCTTGCGCTCTGGGCTACCTATTTCCTGGGCGTCGGCATCGCCTTTGCCCTCGGGTCCGTCATCATCCGCAAGGGCTTTGCACGAGATGCCCGTGCCGGCGCCATCGGCGGCATATCGGCCACATTCGCCAACACCATCATGGTCGGCCTGCCGCTCATCGCCGCTGTTTACGGCGATGACGGACTGGTGCCCCTGCTGCTGATCATCTCGATCCATCTGGCCATCATGACGGTCGGCATGGCGATCATCATGGAACGGGCGGCGGCAATTGACAGCGGCTCGGAAACCCCTCCGGTCACGCAGATGGCTCTCGGCGCCCTGCGCACGGTGCTCCGGAACCCGCTGGTGATCACGATCGCCATCGCCTTCCTCTGGCGCATGACCGGCCTCGACCTGCCCGATATCGGCACGATGGTCCTGGACCGGATTGCCGCAACGGCGCTTCCCCTGGCACTGCTCTCGCTCGGCATGAGCCTGGTGCAATATGGCATGCGCGGCAACGTCGTGCCCGGTCTGCTGCTCAGCCTGATCAAGATCGTCATCATGCCGGCAACGGTGTTTGTGTTCGGGGCGTTCGTCTTCCAGCTGCCTCCGCTCTGGACCGCGGTCGCAACCCTGACCGCGAGCTGCCCAACCGGCGTCAACGCCTATATTTTCGCCAATCGTTACGGCACCGGCCATGCCATGTCCGCCAATGCGATCACCGTTACCACTCTGATCGCAATTGTCACCACCAGCCTCTGGATCTGGTTCCTGGATCAATGGTTCGGTGCCGCCCTGGGCTGATAGGCGCTCAAAGCCCGATGCGCTTGCGCAGCTCCGCATGGGTAAGACCCGCAGCACGCAAGGCGCGCAGGCTGGTGTCCTGGTTCGACTTTGAAAGTTTCCGACCATCTTCGGCCAGAACCAGCCGGTGATGCCGATAGACGGGCTGAGGCAGGCCGAGCAACTGTTGCAGGACACGATGAACGCTTGTCGCTTCATAAAGGTCGCGACCGCGCAGGACATCGGTGATCCCTTGCCGCGCGTCGTCGACAACCACCGCAAGGTGGTAACTGGTCGGTGTTTCCTTGCGCGCCAGCACCACGTCCCCCCAGGCAGCCGCGTTGACCTCCACCTTCGACGGCGGATTGAACAGGGCCTCGCCTTCGGCGCCCGCTTCCTGCCAGAAAAGCGGACTGTCGACCCTGGCAAGCGCGGCCTTCATGTCGAGCCGCAGCGCAAACGGTGCATCGCTGGCAGCACGCGCGGCAATTTCCTCGCTTGAGAGAACGGTGGTGTCCCCAGGGTAAAGCGGAGCGCCATCCGGATCGCGCGGCCAGCTTTCGCCGGCGGCTTCCCGGCTTGCGACAAAACGCTTGATTTCCGCCCGGGTCAGATAGGCCGGGTAGACCAGCCCCATGTCCTGGAGCCGCTCCAACGCGGCCCTGTAGTGCGGAAAGGCCTCCGACTGCCGCAGCACAGGTTCATTGAGCGGCAGGCCGAGCCAGGCCAGGTCCTCGAACATGTCCCGCTCAAGCTCCGGTGTGCAGCGGGTCTGGTCGATGTCTTCCACGCGCACCAGAAACCGGCCACTCAGAGCGACGGCTGCCCGCGCGTTCAAAAGCGCTGACAGGGCATGACCCAGATGAAGATGGCCGTTGGGCGACGGGGCAAAGCGGAAGACAGGGAGTTTCATGGAACAGGTGATGCCGGGTTGACGGAATGGTTTGGATCCTTCAGGTCCTACCTATCATTCCCGCCTCACCGCGCAAGAGCGTGCAAGCAATCCTGTTATCCCGATGAAACCGATCACGACAGACCAAGACATTCTGGAGGGGCTCGAAGCCCTGATCAGCACCGACAGCCGCCTTGCCGGGATTGCGGACATTGCAGGTGATATTCCCCTGCGCCGGCGGGCGGCAGATTTTGAAGGCCTGACGCAGATCATCACCGGACAACAGGTTTCAACAGCAAGCGCAGCTGCCATCTTCAAGCGCCTGACGGCGCTCGTGACACCGCTGACAGCCGATCGGCTGGGCACGTTTTCCGATGAGGACCTGGCAGGTGCGGGCCTCTCCAAACCGAAAATACGCACGCTGCGCGCCGTATCCCTTGCCTGCGGCGACGGGCTCGATCTCGGCGGCCTGGCGCAAGCGCCGGCGGATGAAGCCCATGCGCGCCTTTGCGAGATCAAGGGAATCGGCCGCTGGACGGCGGATATTTTCCTGCTGTTCTGCGCCGGACATCCGGACATTTTCCCAAGTGGGGACCTGGCGCTGCAGATCGCGGTTCACGATGCGCTTGGCCTGGCTGAAAGACCGACACCGAAGGAACTCGACGCCATCGCATCCGCCTGGGCTCCCAACCGCGCCATCGCGGCGCGTCTGTTCTGGGCCTGGTACCGGGTGAAAAAACAGGGCCGGGAAACGATGCCGGTCTAGGGTCAGGACGCTAGGGTCAGGACTCATTAATTTGATCGAAATGGCGCAGTAAACGGCGATGAGCTGCAAGGAAAAGCGCGAAAAGCGGGCTTCTTGCCCGGTCCACGCGGTTTGACGCAGCAGATCAAAGCCGTTTTTGCGCCCCTCCGCGATAGGGTGAATTTGCCCGGCAACGTCGTTGCAAAACTTTGGAAACCGGACGGTTTCCTGCAGCTTTGCGCCTCGTATCCGAACAAATTCATCCCTACCATTTCACTCAAATGAATGGGTCCTGACCCTAGAACTTCGACATTTCCGCAACCGCACGCAGCAACAGCTCGATATCCTGAGGCCTGGACAGGCGATGGTCGCCGTCGGGCACAAGCGTGAAGGTCACGTCATCCTGCGGCAGGGCTTCCACAAGCCGTTGGGCGTGGTGTGCGGGCACGTCCGGATCTTTTGCCCCTTGCAGGATCGTCACCGGACAACCGAGATGTAGCGGTTTCCCGAAAAGAAGATGCCTGCGCCCGTCCTCGATCAGCTTTCGGGTGATCACGTAGGGACCGTCCTCATAGGCGGATGGCTGGGCCCAGCGGCCCTCTGTCAGGATTGCCGTACGGATCTCGTCGTTGAACCGCTGCTTCCACATCAGCTCTTCGGTGAAGTCCACCGCCGGAGCAATCAGGACAAGCCCCCTGATCCTGTGCGTTTCCTTTCGGCTCAAGGCCAGAAGCAACGCGATCCAGCCCCCCATGGACGACCCGACCAGCACCGTGTCACCCGTGCAATAGCGGTCGAACACCGTCTCGGCTTCTTCCAGCCAGTCGGACACACAGGCTTCTTCGAATTCACCGCCGGAGGCACCGTGTCCGGAATAGTCGAACCGGACCACCTCCTGGCCGCGGCCCTCGGCAAAATCCGCCAGTGCCACGGCCTTGCTGCCGCTCATGTCGGACTTGAAACCCGACAGCCACATCAGGCCGGGGGTCTTGCCCGCCGACTTCTGCACCGCGATCTCGCGGGCATCGGCGTTTTTTCCGATGCTGATGAATTGCGGTTCGGGCGTCCCCATATTATGGCTCTCAACTTAATTCGATTTCAGCTTGGCCCAAAACCAGTTCGGCCGCTCGGCCCAAGCCTTTGACACAGACATAACGACTTGAAAAGCTTTCCGGAGATCCGACTTGCCGCACCTGCCCGCTGAGACCACGATCCTGCAAGTGATCCCGGATTTGAATTCCGGCGGCGCGGAGCGGACCACGCTCGATGTGGCCCAGGCCGTCGTGAAAGCCGGCGGAAGGGCACTCGTTGCCAGCCAGGGTGGACAGATGGTGGCGGAACTGACCGCCTCCGGCGCGGAGCACATCGAGCTGCCGGTCAAATCGAAAAACCCGCTGACACTCTGGAAAAACGCGGCTCGCCTTGCCGATCTGATCCGGTCGCGGAACGTGAACGTGATCCATGCCCGAAGCCGGGCGCCTGCCTGGTCCGCACTCTGGGCCTCACGACGCACCGACATACCTTTCGTGACCACCTATCACGGCACCTACAATCAATCGAACGCTCTCAAAAGCTGGTACAACTCGGTGATGGCGCGAGGGGATACCGTGATTGCCAATTCTCATTTCATTGCCGAACTGATCACGGAGCGACATCCCTTTGCCCGGGATCGGATCACGGTGATCCAGCGCGGCTCGGATCTGAAGGGCCTGGACCCGGCCAATGTCAGCGCCTTGCGCCGGCAGGCCCTCAAGGATCAGTGGGGCATTCCGTCCGGCCATCCGATCATCATCAACATGGCGCGGCTGACCGCCTGGAAAGGCCAGAAGGTGTTGATCGAGGCGATGGCGCACCTGATGGACGCCGAGCTCCATGGTCCGATCGCAGTGCTGGCTGGCGATGCCCAGGGGCGCGACGGCTATGTCGCGGAGCTCAAGAAACTGATTGCGGACAACGACCTGCAGGACCGGGTGCGACTGGTCGGGCATTGCGCCGACGTACCGGCGGCGATGTCCCTGGCAGACATCGCCGTTGTCGCCTCGACCGAACCGGAAGCCTTCGGCCGCGCCGCGGTGGAAGCCCAGGCGGCGTCGGTTCCCGTCATCGTGTCGGATCTGGGCGCCGTCCCGGAAACCGTTCTGGCACCGCCTCAGGTGGCAGAGGAAGAGCGGACCGGCTGGCGCGTTCCACCGTCCGACCCTGCGGCCCTGGCTACGGCCATCCGGCATGCGCTTCAGCTGGACGGCTCACAAAAACAAAAACTGACGGACAGGGCGCTTGCCCATGTCCGCCAGAAATTCACCGTCGAGACCATGACCGACCGGACGCTCGACGTTTATGCGGGATTGCTCGAAACGGGCGCAGTCTGAGGTCAGGCTGCCCGGATCTGTTCCAGGAACCGGCCGACTTCATCCCGTAACAGGCCGGACTGTTCGGTGAGGTCGTCGATGCTCGTCTGAACCTGCCGCGTGGCTTCGCTGGCTTCTTCGGACGCTTCCTTCACCACCTGGATACTGTCGGAAACGTCGCGCGTTCCGTTCGCTGCCTGGGCGACGTTTTCGGCAACACTTTGCGTCGTCGCGCCCTGTTCTTCCATGGCTGACGCGATGGCCGCCGAAGAATGCTCCAGGTCCCGGATGACGTCGCCGATCTTGCCGATCGAGCCGACGGCCGTCTTGGTCTCGCCCTGAATTTCCGTCACCAGCTCGGAGATATTCTCCGTTGCCTTGGCCGTTTCATTGGCCAGCGCCTTGACCTCGCTGGCGACGACGGCAAAGCCCTTGCCGGCTTCCCCGGCGCGTGCCGATTCAATCGTGGCGTTGAGCGCCAGCAGGTTGGTCTGTTCGGCGATATCGGAAATCATCGACACCACTTCACCGATCTTGTCTGCCATGCTGGCCAGCGTTTCCATCTGCCCGGCCGTCTGGGCGACATCCTGGGCCGCGCTACGGGACGCTTCGGACGCCCGGATCACCTGCTGATTGATTTCACTGATCGAAGCCGTCATTTCCTCCGCTGCAGAAGCAACCACACTGACATTCTCGGTGGTCTGCGACGAAGCGTTGGCGGCATTTTCGGCCCGTTCATTGGTGTTGGAGGAGACCCGGGACATGGTCTGCGCGCTCTGGTCGAGATTGGACGCCGTATCGGCAACCCGCTGGACGATGGCACCCACGGACGCATCGAACTGGCCGGCCAGCCGTTCCATCAACTCACGCTTTTCCTCTTCCATGCGCTGGGTCTGATCACGTTGTTGCTCCTCCAGCTCACGCGTGCGCGCCGCGTTGGTCCGGAACACTTCAACGGCTCGTGCCATGCTGCCGATCTCGCTTTTGCGGTCGGTGAAGGCAACTTCAAGGTCGATCGTGCCATCCGCCAGGGACCGCATGGTTTCGGTCAGCGATTTCACCGGACCGGTAATGCTGCGCCCGATCAACCAGCCTAAGCCGATGGCAAGGACGAGCGCGATACCGGAGACGACAAGATAGGTGGTCTGGGATGATGCTTCCGCTGCATCCAGCGCCTCGCTGGCGGCCTGCTTGCCGAGATAGGCCGCCTCGGACATGGCGTACCAGTCCGGCTCGATCCTGGCGTAGACTTCGGTGATCTCTGCAAGTTCCGTCTCGATGAGCTGCGCCTTGGCGGTATAGCTCTTGAAGGCTGCCTGATAGCTGTCGAGCAGGGCGCTGATCTCCGCCTGTTCCGCGTCTGAAAGGCCGCTGCCGGGCAGCATCTCGGCAAACTCGCTGCGACGATCGTCAATCCGGCCGATATATTTTGCGTCGCCGCGCAGCATGAAGTCCTTCTCATGGCGGCGCATCATCAGCATCTTGACCGTCAACGCGTCGAGGTTTGCAGCTTTCAGCTTTTCTTCAACGTTGTGGACAGCGGCTCGCAAGTCGCCCTGAAGACCGCTTTTTTCATCGAGCCCCATTTCCGTCAGATCGGTGGTCAAGGCCCTGAACTTTGCCTCGTGTTCATCCAGGACCGTCCGCAGGCTGGCGATGTTGTCCTTGATGGGCGCGGATTGCGGCTTGGCTTCCACATCATTGAGATTGGATTGGGCCTTTTCGAACTCGGCATTGTATTCGTCAACGAAGGCCAAATCCTTGGTCAGAAGGAAATCCTTCTGACTGCGCCGCATGTTCTGCGCATGCGCCTGAACCTGCGAGACCTTGTAATCCATCTGTGAGTACTCAGCCAGATTGTCGATTTCGGTCGAAACGACATGCTGGCTGTAAAACGCCGTGCCCAGTAGGACACCGATGGCGGCCACGGCGATCGCGGAAAGGCCGCCGACGCGAATTGCGATGGGCAAATCGGCAAGAAATCTCATTTGTGTACTCGTTTGCTTCTTTGAGTTTTGCTCGAGTCAGGAGCTGCACAGTCAGCTTAGAAAAGGCAAAAGCGATTAATATTCCTTTACGGAAATTGAATTCACACCGGGAAAGTTTATAAAATCAAAGATTACTTCTATCGATTCTTGCAACTAAAGCGTGAATCTCTGCACTTTTATTAGCCAGCTAAAGTATTTTGACGCCACCTTGCCTTTGGTGACTTTCACCGTCGTGTTAGACTGGTCGTCTGACAAACCATCGCATTCGGACACCGACGATGTGGCCCCGGTTGACGTGTATTATCGTCATGCTTGGCCCGATCCTCGGATCGGAGGGTGGTGCTCGCGCTGAAATACGTTCTGAACTTCGGGAAAGAAGTTACCTGGTCAGCGGTAAATCGGCGATGGAAGTGGCTGCCTATATGCGCCGCAGGCCGTTTCGGGGCGATTATGGACCCGCCATCGCCAATATCCGCCCACGCTACACCTATACCTTCAAGACCGAGCAGAAGAAAAACCACTGCCGGGCAGTCCGGTTCAAACTCAAGATCGATTTCACCATGACCCTGCCCAAGGCACGGCAGGAAACCGTGTTCGACCGAAGAACGCTCAGCGCATGGCGCAGCCTGCGTGGCTTCACCCGCCGGCATGAACTGGTGCATCGGAAAATCTATCTGGGGTGCGCCAAGCGCCTGGAACGCGCGGTTCTGTCGCTTCGCCCGCGCAGCTGTGGCGGCATGGGCTGGAAGATCCGGAAACTGCTCAACGCGGAAAAGAAGGCCTGCAAGGCACGGCACCTGGCCTTCGACCGCCGGGAGCTCCGGCGACTGACCTACCACCGCTTCTTTGAGCTGGCCCGCCGCCAACGGGACCAGCAGCGTGCCAGCAACACCCGCCGCAACGCGCCACGTCAGGGCGTCGCCCGGAATGGCCGGCTGCTGTTTTTCGTCGCCGACTGAGAACCGCCGCGCTCAGGCGGCCAGCGGATAGGCCTCTTCCACCAGGTAAGGTCCGCCGCCGACACTGGCCTTGGCCGAGAACAGGACGAAACGGCCGGCAACAAAGGGTGGCGCCTGGAAGTTGCCGCGCTCGCTCAACCACTTGGCAACGTCCTCGTTGGTTGAGGTCTTGCAGCGCGCAATCGTGACATGGGGAATGTACTTGCGCCGCTCCGCCGGCAGATGCAGCCGCTGCAGGATCCGCTCCTGTTCGGCCTGAAGCTCGGCCAGTTCCGCACTTGGTTCGACCCTTGCCCAGACGGCATGCGGTTTGCCATTGCCGAAGGACCCGAGACCGGTCAACCGGATTTCGATGGGATCACGCCGGATCCTGTCCAGTGCGGCAACCACTTCGTCAGCTGTGCGGTCATCGATGTCGCCGATGAAACGCAGGGTCAGGTGATAGTTTTCCGGATCGATCCAGCGGGCGCCCCGAAGGCCTCCCCGGAGCATAGAAAGCATGAGGCCCGTCTCTGACGGAATCTCGAGACCTGTAAAAAGGCGCGGCATGGGTGTTCCCTCCGCTGTCGCTGATGAATCCCATCAGGAATCAACTTCATGAAATGCGCAAGACAAATTTCTAAATTTCTGTTTTATAAATGAAATTCACAGACCGCTTACAAGAATGCCGGACCTGATTTCCTCAGGTCCGGCACATCGCGGTCAGTTTGATTCTGTTGAAAACCGGCCCTTTGACACAGGCCGATCAGGGGGCCGGATTCCCAAACTCCTGATGCAGCGCGTCGATCTTTTCCAGAACATCACTGCTGAGGTTGAGATCGGCAGCCGCGATGTCGGTTTCCAGCTGATCCATGCGTGTTGCCCCGAGGATGACCGACGTCATGAAGGATCGCGACATGGCAAAGGCCAGTGCCATCTGGGACGGATCCAGACCAGCCTCCTTTGCCAGATCGAGATAGGCGTCAACTGCCGCAAGAGTGCGCGGATGCTCATAGCGTTGCAGACGATTGAACAGCGTCTTGCGCGCGCCATGTGGCAGGGCCCCGTCCCGGTACTTGCCGGTCAGGTAGCCCTGCGCCAGCGCGGAATAGGCCAGAAGACCGACATCTTCACGGCGTGCAACTTCCGCCAGGCCGGTCTCGAAGGTGCGGTTGACGAGGGAATAGGCGTTCTGGATCGAGACCACGCGCGGCACGTCATAGAGTTCGGAGGCCGTCACATAACGCATCGTGCCCCAGGAACTTTCATTGGAGAGGCCGATATGGCGCACCTTGCCGGACTTGACGATGTCGCCAAGGATTTCCAGCGTCGACTGGATGCTGTTCTCGCTCTCGGCCGGATCCACATCGAGCCACCGGGTCGGGTTGGAACCGAACCCGGAGACGTTCCGGTCCGGCCAGTGGATCTGGTAGAGATCGATATAGTCCGTCTCGAGGTTCTTCAGGCTGCGGTCGACGGCAAACTCGATCTGCGCGCGGGTCAGCTGTCCCTTTTCACCAGTGTCGCGGAACCAGTCCATGTCGGTGCGGCCGACCACCTTGGTCGCCATGACGATCTTGTCGCGATGGCCGGTCTTCTTGAACCACGAACCGATGATGCGCTCGGTCCGCCCCTGTGTCTCCTTCTTCGGCGGGATCGGGTAGAGCTCGGCGGCGTCGAAGAAATTGATGCCCTTTTCCAGGGCGTAGTCCATCTGGGCATGGCCTTCGACTTCCGAATTCTGTTCGCCAAAGGTCATGGTTCCGAGGCAAAGAGCGCTTACCTCTATATCCGTGCGGCCAAGCCGACGCTGTTCCATCAGGAAATCCTTCAAGTTTTGTATTGAAAGCAACCGGAAAGCCCTGAGCTTCCGGCGCTCGAAAGACAGTTAAGACTGGGCCTTGGCCAGAAGGGCCTCGACCTGCGGCAGGATGTTGTCGACGATGACGTCGACGCCCTTCGAATTGGGATGCATGCCGTCAGCCAGATTGAGATCAGGGTTCAGCGCCACGCCTTCCAGAAAAAACGGATAGAGCAATGCATCGTGGGCCTTGGCCACATCTGCGTAAATCGGGTCGAAAGCCTCCGCATATTCCGGACCGAGATTGCGCGGCGCCAGCATGCCGGCCAGCAGCACCTCCACCCCCTTTGCCCGCAGCCGGCTGGTGATTTCCTCGATGTTCTTGCGTGTGGTTTCCGGCGACAGGCCCCGCAGTGCATCATTGGCGC
This genomic interval from Labrenzia sp. VG12 contains the following:
- a CDS encoding AEC family transporter is translated as MLAQTFTIVAPVFVLIGIGYALAKFHVLKDTASEALGQFVYVVAIPILIFRTLIGADLSSGLPLALWATYFLGVGIAFALGSVIIRKGFARDARAGAIGGISATFANTIMVGLPLIAAVYGDDGLVPLLLIISIHLAIMTVGMAIIMERAAAIDSGSETPPVTQMALGALRTVLRNPLVITIAIAFLWRMTGLDLPDIGTMVLDRIAATALPLALLSLGMSLVQYGMRGNVVPGLLLSLIKIVIMPATVFVFGAFVFQLPPLWTAVATLTASCPTGVNAYIFANRYGTGHAMSANAITVTTLIAIVTTSLWIWFLDQWFGAALG
- the gluQRS gene encoding tRNA glutamyl-Q(34) synthetase GluQRS, which translates into the protein MKLPVFRFAPSPNGHLHLGHALSALLNARAAVALSGRFLVRVEDIDQTRCTPELERDMFEDLAWLGLPLNEPVLRQSEAFPHYRAALERLQDMGLVYPAYLTRAEIKRFVASREAAGESWPRDPDGAPLYPGDTTVLSSEEIAARAASDAPFALRLDMKAALARVDSPLFWQEAGAEGEALFNPPSKVEVNAAAWGDVVLARKETPTSYHLAVVVDDARQGITDVLRGRDLYEATSVHRVLQQLLGLPQPVYRHHRLVLAEDGRKLSKSNQDTSLRALRAAGLTHAELRKRIGL
- a CDS encoding DNA-3-methyladenine glycosylase; protein product: MKPITTDQDILEGLEALISTDSRLAGIADIAGDIPLRRRAADFEGLTQIITGQQVSTASAAAIFKRLTALVTPLTADRLGTFSDEDLAGAGLSKPKIRTLRAVSLACGDGLDLGGLAQAPADEAHARLCEIKGIGRWTADIFLLFCAGHPDIFPSGDLALQIAVHDALGLAERPTPKELDAIASAWAPNRAIAARLFWAWYRVKKQGRETMPV
- a CDS encoding carboxylesterase, producing MGTPEPQFISIGKNADAREIAVQKSAGKTPGLMWLSGFKSDMSGSKAVALADFAEGRGQEVVRFDYSGHGASGGEFEEACVSDWLEEAETVFDRYCTGDTVLVGSSMGGWIALLLALSRKETHRIRGLVLIAPAVDFTEELMWKQRFNDEIRTAILTEGRWAQPSAYEDGPYVITRKLIEDGRRHLLFGKPLHLGCPVTILQGAKDPDVPAHHAQRLVEALPQDDVTFTLVPDGDHRLSRPQDIELLLRAVAEMSKF
- a CDS encoding glycosyltransferase family 4 protein is translated as MPHLPAETTILQVIPDLNSGGAERTTLDVAQAVVKAGGRALVASQGGQMVAELTASGAEHIELPVKSKNPLTLWKNAARLADLIRSRNVNVIHARSRAPAWSALWASRRTDIPFVTTYHGTYNQSNALKSWYNSVMARGDTVIANSHFIAELITERHPFARDRITVIQRGSDLKGLDPANVSALRRQALKDQWGIPSGHPIIINMARLTAWKGQKVLIEAMAHLMDAELHGPIAVLAGDAQGRDGYVAELKKLIADNDLQDRVRLVGHCADVPAAMSLADIAVVASTEPEAFGRAAVEAQAASVPVIVSDLGAVPETVLAPPQVAEEERTGWRVPPSDPAALATAIRHALQLDGSQKQKLTDRALAHVRQKFTVETMTDRTLDVYAGLLETGAV
- a CDS encoding methyl-accepting chemotaxis protein, coding for MRFLADLPIAIRVGGLSAIAVAAIGVLLGTAFYSQHVVSTEIDNLAEYSQMDYKVSQVQAHAQNMRRSQKDFLLTKDLAFVDEYNAEFEKAQSNLNDVEAKPQSAPIKDNIASLRTVLDEHEAKFRALTTDLTEMGLDEKSGLQGDLRAAVHNVEEKLKAANLDALTVKMLMMRRHEKDFMLRGDAKYIGRIDDRRSEFAEMLPGSGLSDAEQAEISALLDSYQAAFKSYTAKAQLIETELAEITEVYARIEPDWYAMSEAAYLGKQAASEALDAAEASSQTTYLVVSGIALVLAIGLGWLIGRSITGPVKSLTETMRSLADGTIDLEVAFTDRKSEIGSMARAVEVFRTNAARTRELEEQQRDQTQRMEEEKRELMERLAGQFDASVGAIVQRVADTASNLDQSAQTMSRVSSNTNERAENAANASSQTTENVSVVASAAEEMTASISEINQQVIRASEASRSAAQDVAQTAGQMETLASMADKIGEVVSMISDIAEQTNLLALNATIESARAGEAGKGFAVVASEVKALANETAKATENISELVTEIQGETKTAVGSIGKIGDVIRDLEHSSAAIASAMEEQGATTQSVAENVAQAANGTRDVSDSIQVVKEASEEASEATRQVQTSIDDLTEQSGLLRDEVGRFLEQIRAA
- a CDS encoding DUF922 domain-containing protein, with the translated sequence MTCIIVMLGPILGSEGGARAEIRSELRERSYLVSGKSAMEVAAYMRRRPFRGDYGPAIANIRPRYTYTFKTEQKKNHCRAVRFKLKIDFTMTLPKARQETVFDRRTLSAWRSLRGFTRRHELVHRKIYLGCAKRLERAVLSLRPRSCGGMGWKIRKLLNAEKKACKARHLAFDRRELRRLTYHRFFELARRQRDQQRASNTRRNAPRQGVARNGRLLFFVAD
- the thpR gene encoding RNA 2',3'-cyclic phosphodiesterase encodes the protein MPRLFTGLEIPSETGLMLSMLRGGLRGARWIDPENYHLTLRFIGDIDDRTADEVVAALDRIRRDPIEIRLTGLGSFGNGKPHAVWARVEPSAELAELQAEQERILQRLHLPAERRKYIPHVTIARCKTSTNEDVAKWLSERGNFQAPPFVAGRFVLFSAKASVGGGPYLVEEAYPLAA
- a CDS encoding NADP(H)-dependent aldo-keto reductase, with protein sequence MEQRRLGRTDIEVSALCLGTMTFGEQNSEVEGHAQMDYALEKGINFFDAAELYPIPPKKETQGRTERIIGSWFKKTGHRDKIVMATKVVGRTDMDWFRDTGEKGQLTRAQIEFAVDRSLKNLETDYIDLYQIHWPDRNVSGFGSNPTRWLDVDPAESENSIQSTLEILGDIVKSGKVRHIGLSNESSWGTMRYVTASELYDVPRVVSIQNAYSLVNRTFETGLAEVARREDVGLLAYSALAQGYLTGKYRDGALPHGARKTLFNRLQRYEHPRTLAAVDAYLDLAKEAGLDPSQMALAFAMSRSFMTSVILGATRMDQLETDIAAADLNLSSDVLEKIDALHQEFGNPAP
- a CDS encoding arylesterase; protein product: MNRLIACLAFLLITLTGLSAKADDFKLVVLGDSLVAGYQLPAGDGFPEKLQKALTGKGHSVEVVNAGVSGDTSSGGLSRLDWSVGEDADAVIVELGANDALRGLSPETTRKNIEEITSRLRAKGVEVLLAGMLAPRNLGPEYAEAFDPIYADVAKAHDALLYPFFLEGVALNPDLNLADGMHPNSKGVDVIVDNILPQVEALLAKAQS